One Solanum pennellii chromosome 9, SPENNV200 DNA segment encodes these proteins:
- the LOC107029395 gene encoding scarecrow-like protein 9, whose protein sequence is MDPRFNGHRSSLNNFRFGNQPLPFSSEQRMINGPRFGLIYSDQNLLNGPRLENNFVQHDFGAVGFISGDHLPTSVESRTDLGVENDFNEDIDFSDAVLSYINRMLMEEDMEDKTDMLQESLELQAKEKSLYEALGKKYPPSPEQNMFTARNSESPDDYVAGSIYNSTSNTGDSSGYLVDPRGVNISTNCNSSYFEGLSFHNTSSVCSSNSGSNVVDGFLDSPVSSFHIPDIYDESQSILNFQKGVEEASKFLPTSNKLLNSIDINLLPSREPQRQTAYAASQVEEKDEGETSPTEARGKKNPLSGDNNIEEERSSKQAAVFTESTLRSEEFDIVLLNSMGKGGEALEAYQQNLRNAKSKTTVQISKGSKGGKGRGKKQGGKKEVIDLRTLMINCAQAVAADDSRIANELLKQIRQHSSPFGDGNQRLAHCFADGLEARLAGTGSQIYKALVNKRTSAADLLKAYHLYLASSPFRKISSFASNKTIMLKAENATRVHVIDFGILYGFQWPTFIQRIAEREGGPPRLRITGIEFPQPGFRPAERIEETGRRLADYARSFNVPFEYHAIAKKWESITVEDLKLDKDEFLAVNCLYRFKNLHDETIAVESSRTIVLNLVRKINPDIFVHGIVNGAYSAPFFVTRFREALFHFSALFDILETIVPREIPERRLIEREIFGREALNVIACEGWERVERPETYKQWQARIMGARFTQIPFDREEFVNKAIEKVRLGYHRDFVIDEDSQWLLLGWKGRTIYALSCWKPV, encoded by the coding sequence ATGGATCCGAGGTTTAATGGACATCGGAGTTCTTTGAATAATTTTCGATTTGGGAACCAACCATTACCTTTTTCTTCAGAGCAGAGGATGATTAATGGACCaagatttggactcatttattCAGATCAGAATCTTCTCAATGGTCCTAGACTAGAAAATAACTTTGTCCAACACGATTTTGGTGCTGTTGGATTTATAAGTGGTGATCATTTACCTACTAGTgtagaatcaagaactgacctTGGTGTTGAGAACGACTTCAATGAAGATATTGATTTCTCGGATGCAGTGTTGAGCTATATAAATCGGATGCTAATGGAAGAAGACATGGAGGACAAGACAGATATGCTTCAGGAGTCCTTGGAACTTCAAGCTAAAGAGAAGTCACTTTATGAGGCCCTCGGTAAGAAGTATCCACCATCACCGGAGCAAAACATGTTTACTGCTCGGAACAGTGAGAGTCCCGATGACTACGTTGCAGGAAGTATATACAATTCCACAAGTAATACTGGTGACAGTAGTGGTTACCTAGTCGATCCAAGGGGGGTTAACATTTCTACCAACTGCAATTCTTCTTACTTCGAAGGCCTTTCATTTCATAATACTTCTTCAGTATGCTCATCAAATAGTGGGAGTAATGTTGTCGATGGATTCTTAGACTCTCCTGTTAGTTCCTTTCATATTCCTGATATATACGATGAGAGTCAATCTATTTTGAACTTTCAGAAAGGAGTTGAAGAAGCAAGTAAGTTCCTCCCGACTAGTAATAAGTTGTTGAACAGTATAGATATAAATCTCTTGCCATCTCGGGAGCCCCAAAGGCAAACTGCTTATGCAGCTTCTCAGGTGGAGGAAAAGGATGAGGGAGAGACTTCACCAACTGAGGCGAGAGGGAAGAAAAATCCTCTGAGTGGTGATAATAATATCGAAGAAGAAAGAAGTAGCAAACAGGCTGCAGTTTTTACTGAATCAACTCTACGATCGGAGGAGTTTGATATCGTCTTGCTGAATAGCATGGGGAAGGGAGGAGAAGCATTAGAAGCTTATCAACAAAACCTGAGGAATGCTAAAAGCAAAACTACAGTGCAGATATCAAAAGGATCAAAAGGAGGAAAGGGCCGGGGGAAGAAACAGGGTGGAAAGAAGGAAGTCATAGATTTGAGAACTCTCATGATAAATTGTGCGCAAGCTGTTGCTGCTGACGATTCCAGGATTGCGAATGAACTTTTGAAACAAATCAGACAACATTCATCCCCATTTGGAGATGGAAACCAGAGATTAGCTCATTGCTTTGCAGATGGTCTCGAGGCGCGTTTGGCTGGTACTGGTAGCCAGATATATAAAGCTCTTGTCAATAAACGAACATCTGCAGCTGATCTTTTGAAGGCCTACCATTTGTATCTCGCATCTAGCCCATTCAGAAAGATCTCAAGTTTTGCTTCAAACAAGACAATCATGCTAAAGGCAGAGAATGCAACAAGGGTTCATGTTATTGACTTTGGCATCCTGTATGGCTTCCAATGGCCTACATTCATCCAACGTATTGCAGAAAGAGAAGGGGGGCCACCGAGGCTTCGTATTACTGGCATAGAGTTTCCCCAACCAGGCTTCAGGCCAGCGGAACGGATTGAAGAAACAGGTCGCCGTTTAGCTGATTATGCTCGATCCTTTAATGTTCCATTTGAATACCATGCAATTGCAAAGAAATGGGAGAGCATTACAGTTGAGGATCTAAAACTCGACAAAGATGAATTTCTTGCTGTCAACTGCTTGTATCGTTTTAAGAACCTGCATGATGAGACTATTGCAGTTGAAAGTTCAAGAACTATCGTCCTCAACCTCGTAAGGAAGATCAATCCAGATATCTTCGTGCATGGTATTGTCAATGGGGCTTATAGTGCCCCATTTTTCGTCACACGGTTTCGTGAGGCCTTATTCCACTTTTCTGcactttttgatattcttgaaaCTATTGTTCCCCGTGAGATTCCAGAAAGACGATTAATTGAGAGAGAGATATTTGGGAGGGAAGCCCTGAATGTCATAGCTTGTGAGGGGTGGGAAAGAGTTGAACGTCCAGAGACATACAAGCAGTGGCAAGCTCGTATTATGGGGGCAAGGTTTACACAGATACCTTTTGACCGGGAGGAATTCGTGAATAAGGCAATAGAGAAAGTGAGGTTAGGATATCATAGAGACTTTGTAATAGATGAAGATAGCCAGTGGTTGTTGCTGGGGTGGAAAGGAAGAACAATTTACGCCTTATCTTGTTGGAAACCTGTGTAA